The Caretta caretta isolate rCarCar2 chromosome 5, rCarCar1.hap1, whole genome shotgun sequence genome contains a region encoding:
- the LOC142071993 gene encoding uncharacterized protein LOC142071993: MKDRGHNRDPKQCRVKLKELRQAYQKTREANSRSGSEPQTCRFYDELHAILGGSATSTPAVLFDSFNGDGGNTEAGFGDEEDDDDEEVVDSSQQASGETGFPDSQELFLTLDLEPVPPEPTQGCLLDPAGGEGTSAACVSMITGSSPSERLVKLRKKKKCTRDEMFSELMLSSHTVRAQTNAWRQIMSECRKAQNDREER, from the exons atgaaggacagaggccataacagggacccgaagcagtgccgcgtgaaactgaaggagctgaggcaagcctaccagaaaaccagagaggcgaacagccgctccgggtcagagccccaaacatgccgcttctatgatgagctgcatgccattttagggggttcagccaccagtaccccagccgtgttgtttgactccttcaatggagatggaggcaatacggaagcaggttttggggacgaagaagatgatgatgatgaggaggttgtagatagctcacagcaagcaagcggagaaaccggttttcccgacagccaggaactgtttctcaccctagacctggagccagtaccccccgaacccacccaaggctgcctcctggacccagcaggcggagaagggacctctg ctgcatgtgtttcaatgatcacaggatcttctccttccgagaggctagtgaagcttagaaagaaaaaaaaatgcactcgcgatgaaatgttctctgagctcatgctgtcctcccacactgtcagagcacagacgaatgcgtggaggcaaataatgtcagagtgcaggaaagcacaaaatgaccgggaggagaggtga